The proteins below come from a single Oxobacter pfennigii genomic window:
- a CDS encoding cell wall-binding repeat-containing protein has translation MKRKIKSILSYIMVFLLAFSTLNIFGINARAADQSLLQKVNAAIEKTHNYIIKNNTWSSDWKTVAFNKSGLSLPEGYNSSYLKGAAKSLEESGGYFYKVTDYERTALAVTAAGGDPANVGGYNLLDKIYNFNDPQYPDREIDFQGLNGVVYGLIALDSKNYEVPAGAKYTREYMLDYILNNRNSDGGWDLNMNGTKSDVDITAMTLISLAPHHDYVSAGGKTVKDAVDGAVEWLSKAQRQDGGFNSWLTENNSESCAQAIIGLCANGVDPAGPQFTKDTNLIENILKFQQKSGEFYHLLDGREGVNGMATEQAYQAIIAYRDFANGKGSIYWFDGGKTPEADDMKAESISQTTNYYADGPGIDQDIFIVTGEESTQRLYGQDRFETSLKIAEKLASYVDGGKFQNVVISSGLNFPDSLSGSVLAKKLNAPILLTGNNAAESQKAINYVNSNLDKSGNIYILGGEGAVDISIENSLKELGYSNIKRIWGQDRFETSGAIAGELNVAAGTPVVIVNGMSFADALSAGAAASIKGYPVLLSDKDTLPSNIKSYISNIKPSDVYVIGGEGVLAKSIESEISSLNPSSKITRLFGMDRYQTSLRVNEFFNYNEYVLLATGEDYPDALSGCALAAAINGSILLVDDTSINTQLQFINKDNTNSVIILGGSAVVSGTIENAAKQVLSVQ, from the coding sequence GGCAGCGGATCAAAGCCTGCTGCAAAAAGTGAATGCGGCAATTGAAAAGACCCACAACTATATAATAAAGAACAATACCTGGAGCAGCGACTGGAAGACGGTGGCCTTCAATAAGTCGGGGCTCAGCCTTCCGGAGGGATATAACAGCAGTTATTTGAAGGGTGCCGCAAAATCCTTGGAAGAGTCCGGCGGATATTTTTATAAGGTGACGGATTACGAAAGGACAGCACTTGCCGTGACCGCAGCCGGTGGAGACCCGGCAAATGTCGGCGGGTACAACCTTTTGGATAAAATATATAACTTTAACGATCCTCAATACCCTGACAGGGAAATTGATTTTCAAGGGTTAAACGGGGTTGTATACGGATTGATTGCATTGGACTCAAAAAATTATGAAGTACCGGCAGGAGCAAAATATACAAGGGAATACATGCTTGACTATATACTGAACAACAGAAACAGCGACGGCGGATGGGACTTAAACATGAACGGCACAAAAAGCGATGTGGATATAACAGCCATGACATTGATATCCCTGGCTCCCCATCATGATTATGTCAGTGCAGGCGGCAAAACTGTAAAGGATGCAGTCGACGGCGCTGTAGAATGGCTGTCAAAGGCCCAGAGGCAGGACGGAGGGTTTAATTCCTGGCTTACGGAGAACAACAGCGAAAGCTGTGCCCAGGCTATAATAGGCCTTTGTGCCAATGGCGTAGACCCTGCGGGACCGCAATTTACCAAGGACACAAACCTGATAGAGAATATTTTAAAATTCCAGCAGAAAAGCGGCGAATTCTATCATTTGCTGGATGGCCGCGAAGGAGTCAATGGTATGGCGACAGAACAGGCATATCAGGCAATTATCGCCTACAGAGACTTTGCAAACGGAAAGGGTTCAATATACTGGTTCGATGGAGGAAAAACTCCGGAAGCTGATGACATGAAGGCTGAATCCATAAGTCAAACCACCAATTATTATGCAGACGGCCCGGGAATCGACCAGGACATTTTCATCGTTACAGGTGAAGAAAGCACACAAAGGCTATATGGCCAGGATAGGTTTGAAACTTCCTTGAAAATAGCCGAAAAGCTGGCTTCATACGTTGACGGCGGGAAATTTCAAAATGTGGTAATATCCTCCGGCCTTAATTTCCCCGATTCATTAAGCGGAAGCGTACTTGCAAAAAAACTTAACGCTCCCATATTATTGACAGGAAATAATGCAGCTGAAAGCCAGAAGGCTATAAACTATGTAAACAGCAATCTTGATAAGTCCGGAAATATTTACATACTGGGCGGAGAAGGCGCTGTTGATATAAGCATAGAGAACAGCCTAAAAGAGCTTGGATATAGCAATATAAAGAGAATATGGGGCCAGGACAGATTTGAGACCAGCGGAGCCATAGCCGGCGAACTGAATGTTGCAGCAGGCACTCCCGTAGTTATTGTAAACGGCATGAGTTTTGCCGATGCTTTGAGCGCCGGAGCCGCCGCCAGCATAAAGGGTTATCCCGTGCTTTTAAGCGATAAGGATACCTTGCCTTCCAACATAAAGAGCTATATAAGCAATATTAAGCCTTCAGATGTATATGTTATAGGGGGAGAAGGCGTACTGGCTAAAAGCATTGAAAGCGAGATAAGCAGTTTGAACCCGTCGTCAAAAATAACAAGGCTGTTTGGAATGGACAGGTATCAGACTTCTCTTAGGGTTAACGAATTCTTCAACTACAATGAATATGTGTTGCTGGCTACAGGAGAGGATTATCCCGACGCATTGTCAGGCTGCGCCTTGGCGGCAGCCATAAACGGTTCCATACTGCTGGTGGACGACACCTCCATAAACACCCAGCTTCAATTTATAAACAAGGATAACACAAACTCCGTTATAATACTGGGAGGCAGTGCCGTAGTGAGCGGAACCATAGAAAATGCCGCAAAACAGGTGTTATCTGTACAGTAA
- a CDS encoding energy-coupling factor ABC transporter permease — translation MSKRLQVCLGIMLMIFFIPFKASAMHIMEGFLQPGWAIAWGAFTIPFVVLGLFKINKTVKENPRVKILLAMAGAFAFVLSALKLPSVTGSCSHPTGVGLGAILFGPTTMSVLGLIVLLFQAILLAHGGLTTLGANTFSMAVVGPLVSFGVYKLVMKGKGPQWLAVFLAAALGDLVTYMTTSVQLALAFPAEVGGFAASLAKFMGIFAVTQIPLAISEGILTVIIFNAISAYAKDELQDLNLLVKEA, via the coding sequence ATGTCAAAGCGTTTGCAGGTTTGTTTAGGAATAATGCTGATGATTTTCTTTATACCCTTTAAAGCTTCAGCCATGCATATAATGGAAGGGTTTTTACAGCCAGGATGGGCTATAGCCTGGGGAGCATTCACAATACCATTTGTAGTCTTAGGTTTATTTAAAATAAATAAGACGGTTAAAGAAAACCCGCGTGTTAAGATACTTCTTGCCATGGCAGGTGCTTTTGCTTTCGTATTATCGGCGCTGAAGCTGCCTTCAGTAACAGGAAGCTGTTCTCATCCCACAGGAGTAGGATTGGGCGCCATACTTTTCGGACCTACAACCATGTCGGTATTAGGACTTATCGTACTTTTATTTCAGGCAATATTACTGGCTCACGGCGGGTTGACGACCCTTGGCGCCAATACTTTCTCAATGGCAGTAGTAGGACCGCTGGTATCCTTCGGTGTATATAAACTGGTAATGAAGGGAAAAGGCCCCCAGTGGCTTGCAGTTTTTTTGGCTGCAGCATTAGGCGATTTGGTTACATATATGACTACTTCCGTACAGTTAGCTCTTGCTTTCCCGGCAGAAGTCGGAGGATTTGCTGCATCTCTTGCTAAATTCATGGGTATATTTGCCGTAACACAAATACCTCTTGCCATAAGCGAAGGTATATTGACAGTTATAATATTCAATGCCATATCAGCATATGCCAAAGACGAATTACAAGATTTAAATTTATTGGTGAAGGAGGCTTAA
- a CDS encoding energy-coupling factor ABC transporter substrate-binding protein — protein MQSQAVNKTSKGSLFTTNLLLLLLVVVITVVPLIIAKDAEFGGADGEAEEAITEINTEYEPWFSPIYEPPSGEIESLLFSSQAALGAGIIGYGIGYFAGRKKGRTEHVHGKH, from the coding sequence ATGCAAAGTCAGGCAGTTAATAAAACAAGTAAAGGCAGTCTTTTTACTACAAACCTCTTATTATTATTGCTGGTTGTCGTCATTACCGTTGTTCCCCTTATAATTGCAAAGGATGCAGAGTTCGGAGGTGCCGACGGTGAGGCCGAAGAAGCAATAACTGAAATAAATACAGAATATGAGCCATGGTTTTCACCTATATACGAGCCACCCAGCGGTGAAATTGAAAGTCTTTTATTCTCATCCCAGGCAGCTTTAGGTGCCGGCATTATAGGCTACGGTATCGGTTATTTTGCAGGGCGTAAAAAAGGCCGGACGGAGCACGTTCATGGTAAACATTGA
- the cbiQ gene encoding cobalt ECF transporter T component CbiQ, translating to MVNIDRYAYASKLKKTDPMLKFVFAMLTLGVCLWANSILISIIILSIMGWVAVCKGGTPFLLFVKMLLLPMSFLIISLLTIAINVSNNPEIFLVSLKMSDFWIGVSKEGLNDAALLFFKVMASVSCLYFLSLTTPMIDLLSVLRKLRVPKLMVEMMSLIYRFIFILLDTADTMYTAQSSRLGYSSIKRGYRSLGALASTLFIRSYKRSNDLYTALEARGYDGELNVLEEEFEKSNIKYAGVVLINVIFILIALYLRQYSGGLY from the coding sequence ATGGTAAACATTGATAGATATGCCTATGCTTCAAAGTTAAAAAAAACAGATCCTATGCTGAAATTTGTCTTCGCCATGCTTACCCTCGGAGTGTGTCTTTGGGCAAATTCTATATTGATATCCATCATAATACTTTCCATAATGGGGTGGGTTGCCGTCTGCAAGGGCGGCACTCCCTTCCTGCTTTTTGTAAAGATGTTACTTTTACCTATGTCTTTTTTGATTATCAGCTTGCTGACCATAGCCATTAATGTATCAAATAATCCTGAAATTTTTTTAGTTTCACTTAAAATGTCTGATTTCTGGATTGGCGTATCAAAAGAAGGATTAAATGATGCGGCACTGCTTTTTTTCAAGGTTATGGCCTCGGTATCCTGCTTGTATTTTTTGTCTCTGACGACACCTATGATAGATTTGCTTTCGGTTTTAAGAAAGCTAAGGGTGCCCAAGCTCATGGTGGAAATGATGAGCCTTATATACAGATTTATTTTTATACTTTTAGATACGGCAGATACCATGTATACCGCCCAGAGCTCAAGGCTGGGGTATTCAAGTATAAAAAGGGGATACCGTTCTCTTGGCGCCCTTGCATCCACTCTTTTTATAAGGTCATATAAACGTTCAAATGACTTATATACTGCCCTAGAAGCCAGGGGATATGACGGAGAGCTTAATGTTTTAGAGGAAGAATTTGAAAAAAGTAATATAAAATATGCCGGTGTCGTATTGATAAATGTAATTTTTATTTTAATTGCTTTGTACTTAAGACAGTATTCAGGGGGTTTATATTAA
- a CDS encoding ATP-binding cassette domain-containing protein — translation MSENILDVIDLHYSYPDGTHALKGVNMEIKKGQTTAILGGNGAGKSTLFLNLNGILRPTSGRINFDRKPVDYSREGLNKLRQAIGIVFQDPDSQLFSASVYQDVSFGAMNMKLPEEEVRKRVDTAMKRTGIYHLKDKPTHNLSFGQKKRVAIAGILVMEPQVLVLDEPTAGLDPMGVSELMKLLQETQDELGLTIIISTHDIDIVPLYCDRVYVMDEGKIIMEGTPKQVFSEKNAIRSVHLRLPRIGHLMEILKDKDDFDFKEIPVTIAGARKVLKEWRDENKQQ, via the coding sequence ATGAGCGAAAATATACTGGATGTAATTGATCTTCATTATTCTTACCCCGATGGAACTCATGCATTAAAAGGTGTGAATATGGAGATTAAAAAAGGTCAGACGACTGCAATACTTGGCGGAAACGGCGCAGGAAAGTCCACGCTTTTTCTTAATTTAAACGGAATTTTGAGGCCGACTTCCGGGAGAATAAATTTTGACAGGAAACCCGTTGATTATTCACGAGAAGGTCTAAATAAGCTGCGCCAGGCCATTGGAATTGTATTTCAGGACCCGGACAGCCAATTATTTTCAGCCAGCGTTTATCAGGATGTTTCCTTTGGGGCAATGAATATGAAGCTTCCGGAGGAAGAAGTGCGTAAAAGGGTAGATACAGCAATGAAAAGGACGGGAATTTACCACTTAAAGGATAAGCCTACCCACAACTTAAGCTTCGGCCAAAAGAAACGTGTGGCAATAGCAGGTATATTGGTTATGGAGCCTCAGGTACTTGTCCTTGACGAACCAACAGCAGGCCTTGATCCTATGGGGGTGAGCGAGCTGATGAAGCTATTGCAGGAAACTCAGGACGAGCTTGGGCTAACGATCATAATTTCCACTCATGATATAGATATAGTGCCCCTTTATTGCGACCGGGTCTATGTGATGGATGAGGGAAAGATTATAATGGAAGGCACGCCAAAGCAGGTATTTTCCGAAAAAAATGCCATACGCAGTGTGCATTTAAGGCTTCCAAGAATAGGTCATCTTATGGAGATATTGAAGGACAAGGATGATTTTGATTTCAAGGAAATACCTGTGACCATAGCAGGAGCCCGCAAGGTATTGAAGGAATGGAGAGATGAGAACAAACAGCAATAG
- a CDS encoding class I SAM-dependent methyltransferase, with protein MNFDYFDKLWNSNVSSVEESRNHWDFRAKDFNSNKSEKNVKQVVSFFLEKGMLHEGCDAIDIGCGAGKYAIELSQIASNVTALDISPKMLEYAKENAEKEGAVNIKFLEMPWEEVNVDELGWNKKFDFAAAIMSPAINSRESLEKLMKVSKGYCFMSGHLDRHEKVMEDIERIALNREPSNIEYGKNIYLSFNTLWIYGIHAEITYHNMDREITRTLEDAFNYYCAQLQRKSEFSDSKKEAVKKYLEEISEEGFVKDTFKSKNIWMYWKNP; from the coding sequence GTGAATTTCGATTATTTTGACAAGCTGTGGAACAGCAATGTGTCTTCTGTTGAAGAGAGCAGAAATCACTGGGATTTCAGGGCAAAGGACTTTAACAGCAACAAATCCGAGAAAAATGTTAAGCAGGTTGTTAGCTTCTTTCTTGAAAAAGGAATGCTGCATGAAGGGTGCGATGCTATCGATATAGGCTGTGGTGCAGGGAAGTACGCAATAGAACTTTCCCAAATTGCAAGCAATGTTACCGCACTGGATATTTCTCCGAAGATGCTGGAATATGCAAAGGAAAATGCTGAAAAAGAGGGAGCAGTAAATATTAAATTTTTGGAGATGCCCTGGGAAGAAGTAAATGTGGACGAATTAGGGTGGAATAAAAAATTTGATTTTGCGGCAGCTATAATGAGCCCTGCTATAAACAGCAGAGAAAGCCTCGAAAAGCTCATGAAGGTTTCAAAGGGCTACTGCTTTATGAGCGGACATTTAGACAGGCATGAAAAGGTCATGGAAGATATCGAAAGGATAGCACTTAATAGAGAACCGTCCAATATAGAATATGGCAAAAATATTTATTTAAGCTTTAACACATTGTGGATATACGGGATTCATGCCGAAATTACGTATCATAACATGGACAGGGAGATAACAAGAACCCTGGAAGATGCCTTCAATTATTACTGCGCTCAGCTGCAGAGAAAGTCAGAATTCAGTGACAGTAAAAAAGAAGCCGTTAAAAAATATCTTGAGGAAATATCAGAGGAGGGTTTTGTTAAGGATACCTTTAAGTCAAAAAATATATGGATGTACTGGAAAAATCCTTAA
- a CDS encoding ABC transporter substrate-binding protein: MKKRFMTSMAAFFIMVSMIAAGCSQPAATNTANPTEAASRAGSYTGKAEGYHGELAVTTEINREGRIVNITIGENTETKGIGTVAIEKMPKLIIESQSLNVDIVSGATLTSNGIINAVANSLKAAGEDPSKYAYTAPQEKNEELPTVAINKNAIPEKQKTTGSITVTDAKGRNVTIDLPISSYAISTMDVIDYIIPLKGKDAFNMLVASGQDGGGGIQKYAKLYESTVGNYMEHLGQISDHNAPFDLEMILSMDPDVIIVNSAMSAHKYALEIEEQLTAAGIDIVLIDVPGKKMDKSVQQTMKILGQIFQEEEKAQEVAAFIDKQYELIASKNLSERRDKPTVYYEKSGYSEVYGSTSSSASGWGTSIAIAGGENIADALLKDTAASGGGSNTLDPEYVIKADPDYIILSGVNDGWLDILKEKEECEFDIVKRTGWNDLTAVKNGNLYEFAHATNRSIFAFYPCLKMAKIFYPQEFAEVDPDQTLNEFFDRFMLLDSDITTWFMSLDDSTSH, translated from the coding sequence ATGAAAAAAAGATTTATGACAAGCATGGCTGCATTTTTTATCATGGTATCTATGATAGCAGCCGGGTGCAGTCAACCGGCCGCAACCAATACGGCCAATCCAACTGAAGCTGCAAGCAGAGCAGGCAGCTATACCGGTAAGGCGGAAGGCTACCACGGAGAGCTTGCAGTAACAACGGAAATCAATAGAGAAGGCAGGATTGTGAATATTACCATAGGAGAAAATACGGAAACAAAAGGCATAGGGACTGTTGCAATAGAAAAGATGCCTAAACTCATCATAGAGTCACAATCCCTTAATGTGGATATAGTTTCCGGCGCTACCCTTACAAGCAACGGGATAATAAATGCGGTTGCAAACTCCCTGAAGGCGGCGGGAGAGGACCCCTCAAAATACGCTTATACCGCCCCTCAGGAAAAAAATGAAGAATTGCCAACTGTTGCAATAAATAAAAATGCCATACCTGAAAAGCAAAAAACCACAGGCTCTATAACGGTAACGGATGCAAAGGGCAGAAATGTAACCATAGACCTTCCCATTTCTTCATATGCCATCAGTACAATGGATGTCATCGACTATATTATACCCCTTAAAGGCAAGGATGCTTTTAACATGCTGGTGGCTTCAGGGCAGGACGGCGGCGGAGGGATACAGAAGTACGCAAAGCTGTATGAATCCACTGTCGGCAATTATATGGAACATTTGGGACAGATATCCGACCATAATGCTCCTTTTGACCTTGAAATGATACTGTCCATGGATCCCGATGTTATAATAGTTAATTCAGCAATGTCGGCCCATAAATATGCTCTGGAAATAGAAGAACAACTTACGGCTGCAGGAATAGACATAGTCCTCATAGATGTTCCCGGCAAGAAAATGGACAAGTCTGTGCAACAAACAATGAAAATATTAGGACAGATATTCCAAGAGGAAGAAAAAGCTCAAGAGGTTGCAGCCTTTATTGATAAACAGTATGAATTAATAGCTTCAAAAAATCTTTCCGAGCGCAGAGACAAGCCAACGGTCTACTATGAAAAATCAGGATATTCCGAAGTTTATGGCAGCACATCATCAAGTGCTTCTGGCTGGGGTACTTCCATTGCCATTGCCGGCGGCGAAAATATTGCCGATGCGCTCCTTAAGGACACTGCGGCTTCAGGCGGCGGCAGCAACACCCTTGATCCTGAGTATGTTATAAAGGCCGACCCGGACTACATTATTTTAAGCGGAGTCAATGACGGGTGGCTGGATATACTCAAAGAAAAAGAAGAATGTGAATTTGATATAGTGAAAAGAACGGGATGGAATGACCTGACGGCAGTTAAAAACGGCAATTTGTACGAATTTGCTCATGCTACAAACAGATCCATATTTGCATTTTATCCTTGCCTTAAAATGGCAAAGATTTTTTACCCCCAAGAATTTGCCGAGGTCGACCCGGATCAAACTTTAAACGAATTCTTTGACAGGTTTATGCTCCTTGACAGCGATATTACTACCTGGTTCATGAGCCTTGATGACAGTACTTCTCATTAA
- a CDS encoding FecCD family ABC transporter permease yields MVLITGLLTGVAFLMILNISIGSSSIAIGEVLQVLLTGKGNGHNPMIIMDIRLPMALMAVVVGASLGIGGCEIQTILRNPIASPYTLGISAAASFGAAMGLILNTNLFNVSDTLAVTANAFAFSLLVAAAIYIFSRQRQIGKTAIVLFGVALNFLFNSLTMILQYIADEDKLQSLIFWNFGSLLKTTWSKFFIVFAVLLICFAILLKNAWKLTAMTLDDTKARSIGVDTAKVRRIIIFITSLLSAVAVCFVGTIGFIGLIAPHIARQLVGEDQRFFMPLSALMGAFVMSLAFVISKVIIRGVILPIGLVTSVIGIPFFIIIIFSKMRSM; encoded by the coding sequence ATGGTATTAATAACCGGACTTCTTACAGGAGTAGCCTTCCTGATGATACTGAACATTTCAATCGGGTCATCTTCAATAGCTATCGGTGAGGTATTACAGGTGCTGCTTACGGGAAAAGGGAATGGACATAACCCCATGATAATTATGGATATACGTTTGCCTATGGCTCTTATGGCGGTTGTTGTCGGAGCATCTTTAGGCATCGGCGGATGTGAAATACAAACAATACTGCGCAATCCTATAGCAAGCCCATACACCCTTGGAATTTCTGCCGCGGCATCATTTGGCGCAGCCATGGGGCTTATTTTAAACACAAATTTATTTAATGTTTCGGATACGCTGGCTGTAACAGCCAATGCATTTGCATTTTCGCTCCTTGTGGCTGCAGCCATATATATATTTTCACGTCAGAGACAAATCGGCAAGACTGCCATTGTTTTGTTCGGGGTAGCTTTAAATTTTCTTTTTAACTCTCTTACTATGATTTTGCAGTATATCGCAGACGAGGATAAGCTTCAGAGCTTAATATTCTGGAACTTCGGAAGCCTTTTGAAAACAACGTGGAGCAAGTTCTTCATAGTATTTGCAGTGCTTCTGATATGCTTTGCCATTTTGCTTAAAAACGCATGGAAACTCACAGCCATGACCCTTGATGATACAAAGGCCAGGAGTATAGGGGTGGATACTGCTAAAGTACGGAGAATAATCATTTTTATCACTTCTCTGCTTTCCGCCGTAGCTGTCTGCTTTGTAGGGACCATAGGATTCATAGGACTTATTGCTCCCCACATAGCCCGCCAGCTGGTGGGAGAAGATCAGCGTTTTTTCATGCCTCTTTCGGCATTAATGGGCGCTTTTGTGATGTCTCTGGCTTTTGTAATAAGCAAGGTCATTATAAGAGGGGTCATATTGCCTATAGGTCTTGTTACGTCAGTAATAGGAATTCCCTTTTTTATAATCATAATATTCAGTAAAATGAGGAGTATGTGA
- a CDS encoding ABC transporter ATP-binding protein, with product MLTLNNLSFSYKKNKTSHKVFDGLNLAFGRGFNVVLGPNGAGKSTLLKAIFGLLDYDGNILYGKESITHMDTENKIKLMSYLPQMDVDISALTVLEMVILGRLPELKSKVSDEDLNIVMDTLESLNIASLAARNFSELSGGQKKLVFIAQTLVRNPKLILLDEPVNSLDLQKQLELCQLLQKIVGRQGVDIIVVIHDINLAARYAQHVVIIDEKGSVHSSGKPGDVITSQMLKEVYGVIANLTYDEKGVPTVSPICSVRKV from the coding sequence ATGCTTACCTTAAATAATTTGAGCTTTTCCTATAAAAAGAATAAAACATCGCACAAGGTATTCGACGGCCTGAATCTTGCCTTTGGCAGAGGTTTTAATGTAGTCCTTGGGCCTAACGGAGCAGGAAAATCTACCCTTTTAAAAGCCATTTTCGGATTGCTGGATTATGACGGGAACATATTATACGGCAAAGAAAGTATTACTCACATGGACACCGAAAATAAGATAAAGCTTATGTCATATTTGCCTCAGATGGATGTGGATATATCTGCTCTCACCGTACTGGAAATGGTCATTTTAGGGAGATTGCCTGAACTTAAGTCTAAAGTGTCAGATGAAGATCTGAATATCGTTATGGACACCCTTGAATCTCTTAATATAGCTTCTCTTGCTGCCCGCAACTTCAGTGAATTAAGCGGAGGGCAAAAAAAGCTTGTGTTTATCGCACAAACTCTGGTCAGAAATCCTAAATTGATACTACTTGATGAGCCTGTAAACTCCCTTGATTTGCAAAAACAGCTGGAGCTGTGCCAGCTTCTTCAAAAAATAGTGGGCAGGCAGGGCGTGGATATCATAGTCGTTATTCACGATATAAATCTTGCGGCAAGATATGCACAGCATGTAGTCATCATTGATGAAAAAGGCTCGGTTCACAGTTCCGGCAAACCCGGAGATGTAATTACATCTCAAATGCTAAAAGAAGTTTATGGTGTAATAGCTAATTTAACTTACGATGAAAAAGGAGTACCGACAGTTTCACCTATCTGTTCGGTACGGAAGGTATAA
- the glp gene encoding gephyrin-like molybdotransferase Glp: MKEFVKLEEAYEIIQKQVRVVQSECAELSEALGRVLYEDVKSPMNFPPFDRSPLDGYALRSVDTTGASADAPVKIKVIEEVPAGSQSQSIVGKDQAVKILTGAPIPKGADAVIRFEDVKEGGSFIEIFKPLKSSENICFAGEDIALDETLIEAGVMLEPAAIGALASLGISEAKVYKKPAIGILSTGDELIEITEPLKPAKIYNSNLYNLTSHLKQMGCNVINGGIATDSCDMISRKISDILPQVDILITTGGVSVGDYDAVKDSLIKIGADILFWRVDIRPGTPMVCSIKDNKLILSLSGNPSASIITYLLLAVPAIKKAMGMKSAEHIITPAVLEDNFKKTSPQRRMLRCRSFIEEGILKVTLTGNQSPGIIKSLMGCNTIIDVPAGSGPLKKGDKVKVILL, from the coding sequence ATGAAAGAGTTTGTTAAACTTGAAGAAGCATATGAGATAATACAAAAGCAGGTAAGAGTCGTACAAAGTGAATGCGCTGAACTGTCTGAAGCCCTTGGGCGTGTTTTGTATGAAGATGTGAAATCCCCCATGAACTTTCCGCCTTTTGACCGCTCGCCCCTTGACGGTTATGCCTTAAGATCTGTTGATACAACCGGCGCCAGTGCTGATGCGCCTGTAAAGATTAAAGTTATTGAAGAGGTTCCTGCTGGCAGCCAAAGTCAAAGCATTGTGGGCAAAGACCAGGCGGTAAAAATCCTTACCGGCGCTCCCATACCAAAAGGAGCTGATGCTGTCATACGTTTTGAAGATGTTAAAGAAGGCGGCAGTTTTATTGAAATCTTTAAACCCTTAAAATCAAGTGAAAATATCTGCTTTGCCGGAGAGGATATAGCATTAGATGAAACTCTCATTGAAGCAGGAGTTATGCTGGAACCTGCGGCTATCGGTGCCTTAGCCTCCCTTGGAATTTCAGAGGCTAAGGTTTATAAAAAGCCCGCCATAGGCATTTTAAGCACCGGCGATGAGCTTATTGAAATTACTGAACCATTAAAACCTGCAAAAATATACAACAGCAATTTATATAACCTGACTTCCCATTTGAAGCAAATGGGCTGCAATGTGATAAACGGCGGCATAGCCACCGATAGTTGTGATATGATATCTCGAAAAATATCAGATATTTTACCACAAGTTGATATTCTCATTACTACAGGAGGAGTATCTGTAGGGGATTATGATGCCGTAAAGGATTCTTTAATAAAAATCGGCGCAGATATATTGTTCTGGAGAGTGGATATTCGTCCGGGAACTCCAATGGTATGTTCCATAAAGGATAATAAACTTATTTTGAGCCTTTCAGGAAATCCATCGGCTTCAATTATTACTTATTTGCTTCTTGCAGTGCCGGCAATAAAAAAGGCCATGGGAATGAAATCTGCTGAACATATAATAACTCCCGCTGTCTTAGAAGATAATTTTAAGAAAACAAGTCCCCAGAGGCGGATGCTGCGGTGCCGCAGTTTCATAGAAGAAGGTATATTAAAAGTAACACTGACGGGAAATCAGAGTCCGGGAATAATAAAGTCATTGATGGGCTGCAACACCATAATTGATGTACCGGCAGGCTCAGGTCCATTAAAGAAAGGGGATAAAGTCAAGGTAATACTGCTGTAA
- the mobB gene encoding molybdopterin-guanine dinucleotide biosynthesis protein B: MAPAVSFVGWSNSGKTTFISKVIRELKSREISVAVVKNTCHDIETDIPGKDTWNFAQAGADTVILNGPGIYVCQEKVSRRKDISTILKDITGVDIIILEGAADPNIPKVEIWRKSLGEKNRFPAEDLIALVAEGHPEKGYEKLPLFKHNEIGEFTDFLLYSAGLAKRPYKKKFRDNLSFIPLLGKISLKFK, translated from the coding sequence ATGGCGCCCGCCGTATCCTTTGTGGGTTGGAGTAATTCAGGAAAAACAACTTTTATATCAAAAGTAATAAGAGAGCTTAAAAGCCGTGAAATATCAGTCGCCGTTGTTAAGAATACCTGTCATGATATAGAGACGGATATACCTGGAAAAGACACCTGGAATTTTGCACAGGCCGGAGCGGACACCGTTATATTAAACGGTCCCGGCATTTATGTATGCCAGGAAAAGGTAAGCAGACGGAAGGATATTTCAACCATATTAAAAGATATAACAGGAGTAGATATCATTATACTTGAGGGTGCAGCAGATCCTAACATCCCCAAGGTGGAAATATGGCGCAAATCTTTAGGGGAAAAGAACAGATTCCCGGCCGAAGATTTGATCGCTCTGGTGGCCGAAGGCCACCCCGAAAAGGGCTATGAAAAGCTTCCGCTTTTTAAACATAATGAAATAGGCGAGTTTACCGATTTTCTTTTATACAGCGCAGGCTTGGCAAAACGGCCCTATAAGAAAAAATTCAGGGATAATTTATCTTTTATACCGCTGCTGGGCAAAATCTCTCTTAAATTTAAATAA